The following proteins are encoded in a genomic region of Debaryomyces hansenii CBS767 chromosome G complete sequence:
- a CDS encoding DEHA2G07854p (weakly similar to uniprot|P43567 Saccharomyces cerevisiae YFL030W AGX1 Alanine : glyoxylate aminotransferase), with protein sequence MTSARERLAMLHSHIKDNSNIKVSAEFPVLVKSERQKYLNSNFQSVPGSSNSSNFASTVMRPMSKPIMSISSTTSNTSISQCSLPQDYVEVCNSTSKFIPPTTKSFSNSEFDDICAKVDKKLRLLLGSNNPSDSYILSGGESLGWEILGQNIVQSLEDDILCISTGAYSKQFAKHLLNYVESEDRNITVLEANIGCTVPLELIKNELTKRCYGIVALTHTDNSTGVVTNIKEVSQLIKQISPNTLIAVDAVYSAGVEEIDVENWGIDFTLSTYKNTVLTTEVLSYILLSSRVLSKIPKGIMNGSNSSNNYKMQLAYSNANFQLLNALDSSLWRLFGMDEQQDISIDISNKIKSGLLSRFADYKSAAEKLRKSLINEETGISAISQDWSNCSNGMTAMYLPKTSEISELLKTLCEECDISLVNGIHSRFASEYISIEHAGFRFSGNDIDVDKVVEIIKKGLTNSK encoded by the coding sequence ATGACATCTGCCAGAGAAAGATTGGCAATGTTACATTCACATATCAAAGACAATTCCAATATAAAAGTACTGGCTGAGTTTCCAGTGTTAGTTAAAAGTGAAAGACAAAAGTATTTGAATAGTAACTTTCAATCTGTTCCAGGCAGTTCAAATTCATCCAATTTTGCATCAACAGTTATGAGACCAATGAGTAAACCCATAATGTCTATTTCTTCCACTACAAGTAACACTAGTATATCTCAATGCAGTCTCCCACAAGATTATGTTGAAGTTTGCAATAGTACCTCCAAATTCATACCCCCAACGACAAAGTCATTCTCAAATCTggaatttgatgatatttgtGCTAAAGTGGACAAGAAGTTGAGGTTATTGTTAGGAAGTAATAATCCCAGTGACTCTTACATATTATCTGGAGGTGAGAGTTTGGGATGGGAAATTTTAGGCCAAAACATAGTTCAATCATTAGAAGATGATATATTATGCATAAGTACTGGTGCTTACTCGAAACAATTTGCTAAGCACTTACTAAATTACGTGGAATCTGAAGACAGAAATATTACTGTTCTAGAGGCAAATATAGGATGTACTGTTCctttagaattaattaaaaatgaattaacgAAAAGGTGTTATGGAATTGTGGCCTTGACTCATACCGACAATTCAACAGGAGTTGTGACAAACATTAAAGAAGTTTCACAActaataaaacaaatttCTCCAAACACTTTAATTGCTGTGGATGCTGTTTATTCGGCAGgagttgaagaaatagatgttgaaaattggGGAATAGATTTCACATTGAGTACTTACAAAAACACCGTATTGACTACTGAAGTtttatcatatattttGCTATCATCACGAGTTCTTTCAAAGATTCCTAAAGGTATTATGAATGGTTCTAACTCGTCAAATAACTATAAGATGCAGTTGGCTTATTCAAATGCTAATTTTCAACTCCTTAACGCCTTGGACTCCTCTCTTTGGCGACTTTTCGGAATGGATGAACAACAggatatttcaattgatatcTCGAATAAAATAAAGTCTGGGTTACTCTCCCGCTTTGCCGATTATAAATCAGCCGCTGAAAAGCTACGTAAAAGTTTGATTAATGAAGAGACTGGAATAAGTGCAATATCCCAAGACTGGTCGAATTGCAGCAATGGTATGACAGCAATGTACTTACCAAAAACTAGTGAAATatcagaattattgaaaacacTTTGCGAAGAATGTGATATTTCTTTAGTTAATGGCATTCATTCTAGATTTGCATCGGAATACATCAGCATTGAGCATGCAGGGTTCAGGTTTTCTGGTAATGATATCGACGTGGATAAAGTagttgaaattatcaagaaaGGTTTGACCAACAGTAAATAA
- a CDS encoding DEHA2G07876p (similar to uniprot|Q03713 Saccharomyces cerevisiae YML030W), with protein sequence MSRELPSSFDGKSEFDEDEMDILEKMAFKCKQQPLVPLGVIATTGAIFLATKSIRKGDRVNTQKYFRYRVGFQLATLIALVAGGYMFQVESDEQKATREEILRAKAKVRERLWIEELERKDEAMKSRKKRLEDSRAELIQAAKEGFEEEKKWTDAIENAKEEESAEGNDNKDVSN encoded by the exons ATGAGTAGAGAACTTCCATCGTCCTTCGATGGGAAAAGTGAGTTTGATGAAGA TGAAATGGACATCTTGGAGAAAATGGCCTTCAAGTGCAAGCAACAACCATTGGTCCCACTCGGAGTAATTGCTACTACCGGAGCTATTTTTTTAGCTACTAAATCAATTAGAAAAGGGGATAGGGTAAATACACAAAAGTATTTCCGTTACAGAGTTGGGTTTCAATTGGCCACATTAATTGCGTTAGTTGCAGGTGGATATATGTTCCAAGTGGAATCGGACGAACAAAAAGCAACCAGAGAGGAAATATTAAGGGCCAAAGCAAAGGTAAGAGAAAGGTTATGGATTGAAGAGTTGGAGAGAAAAGACGAAGCCATGAAGAGCCGTAAGAAAAGATTGGAAGACTCGAGAGCCGAGTTGATTCAAGCTGCCAAAGaaggatttgaagaagagaagaaatggACAGATGCTATTGAAAATgcaaaggaagaagaatcaGCAGAAGGAAATGACAATAAAGATGTATCCAATTAA
- a CDS encoding DEHA2G07898p (highly similar to uniprot|P15454 Saccharomyces cerevisiae YDR454C GUK1 Guanylate kinase converts GMP to GDP), with translation MSRPIVISGPSGTGKSTLLKKLFAEFPDRFGFSVSNTTRQPRAGETDGVEYNFSTVDGFKQAIEEKKFIEWTQFSGNYYGTSFKAVDDVTKKGRTCILDIEMDGVKAVKASNLNARFLFLSPPSIEILRQRLEGRGTETQDSIEKRISAAKAEMDFAKTGAHDRIIVNDDLDKAYVEFKDFILAEN, from the coding sequence ATGAGCAGACCTATCGTTATCTCAGGACCATCAGGAACCGGAAAATCTactttattgaagaagttattCGCCGAATTTCCAGACAGATTTGGATTCTCTGTCTCGAACACAACCAGACAACCAAGAGCTGGAGAAACAGATGGAGTTGAATACAACTTTAGCACTGTCGACGGTTTCAAACAGGCTAtcgaagaaaagaaatttatcGAATGGACGCAGTTTTCTGGTAATTACTACGGCACTTCTTTCAAAGCCGTTGACGACGTCACCAAGAAGGGTAGAACATGTATCTTGGACATTGAAATGGATGGAGTTAAGGCAGTCAAGGCTTCTAACTTGAACGCTAGattcttgttcttgagTCCACCTTCTATTGAGATCTTAAGACAAAGATTAGAGGGAAGAGGTACTGAAACCCAAGATTCCATCGAAAAAAGAATCAGTGCTGCTAAGGCTGAAATGGATTTTGCTAAGACAGGAGCTCACGATAGAATTATTGTCAATGACGACTTAGATAAGGCGTACGTTGAATTCAAGGATTTTATTTTGGCTGAAAACTAA
- a CDS encoding DEHA2G07920p (similar to uniprot|Q99189 Saccharomyces cerevisiae YOR160W MTR10 Nuclear import receptor), translating into MSGTESLSQVQHALSTMYSNASHEDKKQATRFLESFQKSQEAWELTHQIISNSGESIQFKLFAAQTLRSKITYDLHQVSEANLDQLKDSVIELITKYPDHSGRIIRTQLCISLSQLALQYLTWKGAMTEIISKLSADQTTIPCLLDFLKILPEELSDVKKTSLTDEEFNVRTQELITSNVEQVLLILQKLTESSSSKEVNTLILDCLNSWIKECPIETILQINSLTNLIFQSLTDDQTFDQSIECLCTIMRETRDIENHELIDALYQQLIQLNTYMSSNKEKLEDPETFSGLTRLYVEASESWHVLIAKNPKHFKPLVEILLECCKYEEDLDVVKYTFYFWHLLKQLITIPKFQDSKLEFRDVYSKLISIIIKHLTYPIVADVENLFDGDREQEDKFKEFRYEMGDVLKDCCAVVGPTISLNIPFQQIQTILNTNANETRWQYLEAPLFSMRAMAKEIPLKEKTILPTIMNCLIQLPEHAKIRYAATLVLGRYTEWTSKNPEFLEPQLNYIIKGFEVANNTNNKDIIVAASHALMYFCQDCSSLLVNYLEQLYMLYGQVREQLDIESAYELVDGLAHVIKQIPLENSYQTCEMFWKPTLSTLSSLSSNANANDESINVLIADQIEILTTFIGVLRCSDYEKSDYPICTLFIKEVWPAASSILSNYGKSLKVSERILKLIKSAIQSFSTHLTPILSDVANILHHGFKQTKFGCYLWVSGILIREFGDEYSSGDIKESVYQFGLSQCSLFFELIKCENDLKDIPDVVEDFFRMMNDLLMFYPFKIIPNLDLLKSTIDASVATLSSLEQFEPLVSCLHFLIDFISWGLPTPPISFFDENPQHIQDTVKQFLVMNDNGGNLIKVVLDGLIFTFHNDIQQDASDLLLKILIVVPEYSIAINWLTNVVKSLSNVNEKEVEKLINTVSVALPNKDNRRIRSSIRDFVNWYSRKNVTPRAEF; encoded by the coding sequence ATGTCTGGAACTGAATCACTAAGCCAAGTTCAACATGCCTTGAGTACTATGTATTCAAATGCGTCGCATGAGGACAAAAAGCAAGCCACCAGGTTTTTAGAGTCATTCCAAAAATCGCAGGAAGCATGGGAATTAACTCATCAAATCATAAGCAATAGTGGAGAATCGATACAATTTAAGCTATTTGCGGCACAGACGTTAAGGTCTAAGATCACTTACGACTTGCACCAAGTTTCTGAGGCCAACTTGGACCAATTAAAGGATTCGGTCATCGAGCTAATTACAAAATATCCAGACCACTCGGGAAGAATAATCAGAACTCAGTTGTGTATTTCGTTATCGCAGCTTGCGTTACAGTACTTGACGTGGAAGGGTGCAATGACGGAGATCATTTCGAAATTGTCGGCGGATCAAACTACAATTCCATGTTTATTGGACTTTTTGAAGATTCTACCAGAGGAATTATCGGACGTTAAGAAGACGTCATTGACCGATGAAGAGTTTAATGTGAGAACTCAAGAATTGATCACCAGTAACGTGGAACAAGtgttattgattttgcaaaagTTGACGGAATCATCGAGCTCCAAGGAGGTCAACACCTTGATCTTGGACTGTTTGAATAGTTGGATTAAGGAATGTCCTATCGAAACCATCTTacaaattaattcattgaCCAACTTGATCTTCCAATCTTTAACTGACGATCAAACCTTTGatcaatcaattgaatgTCTTTGTACAATAATGAGAGAAACAAGAGACATCGAAAACCACGAATTGATTGATGCATTGTATCAGCAGctcattcaattgaatacataTATGTCttctaataaagaaaaattagaagacCCTGAAACTTTCAGTGGCTTAACAAGACTTTATGTTGAAGCAAGTGAATCATGGCATGtattaattgcaaaaaacCCAAAGCATTTCAAGCCATTGGTTGAGATCTTACTTGAATGCTGTaaatatgaagaagatcTTGATGTGGTAAAGTACACATTTTACTTTTGGCACCTTTTAAAGCAACTAATCACTATACCTAAATTTCAGGATTCTAAATTGGAATTTCGAGATGTTTACAgcaaattaatttcaattataattaagCATTTGACATACCCCATTGTAGCGGATGTTGAGAACTTATTTGACGGTGACAGagaacaagaagataaGTTTAAAGAATTTCGTTATGAAATGGGTGATGTCTTAAAAGATTGTTGTGCAGTAGTTGGACCAACTATTTCATTGAACATTCCATTTCAGCAAATTCAGACTATTTTAAACACCAATGCTAATGAAACCAGATGGCAATATTTAGAAGCTCCATTATTCTCTATGAGAGCAATGGCAAAAGAGATTCCGTTAAAAGAAAAAACGATTTTACCAACTATTATGAATTGTTTGATTCAATTACCCGAACATGCGAAGATAAGATATGCAGCCACTTTAGTGTTAGGTCGTTATACTGAATGGACGTCGAAGAACCCAGAGTTTTTGGAGCCACAATTAaactatattattaaaggTTTTGAAGTAGCAAATAACACTAATAACAAAGATATTATTGTTGCTGCTTCTCATGCATTAATGTATTTCTGTCAGGATTGTTCATCTTTATTGGTTAATTATTTGGAACAATTATACATGTTATACGGACAAGTTAGAGAACAGTTAGATATTGAGTCTGCTTATGAATTAGTGGATGGATTAGCACATGTCATAAAACAAATTCCGTTAGAGAATTCATATCAGACTTGCGAAATGTTCTGGAAACCTACTTTGTCTACcttatcttctttatcaagTAATGCTAATGCTAACGATGAGAGTATTAATGTATTAATTGCTGACCAGATAGAAATATTAACGACCTTTATTGGAGTATTAAGATGCTCAGATTATGAAAAGTCTGATTATCCTATCTGTACTTTATTCATAAAAGAAGTTTGGCCAGCAGCTTCAAGCATATTGCTGAATTATGGCAAGTCTTTAAAAGTCAGTGAGAGAATACTAAAGTTAATTAAGAGTGCAATTCAATCATTCAGTACTCACTTAACCCCAATATTATCAGATGTTGCTAACATTTTACATCACGGGTTTAAGCAAACCAAGTTCGGGTGTTATTTATGGGTATCAGGGATATTAATTAGAGAATTCGGCGATGAGTACTCTTCAGGCGATATCAAGGAATCAGTTTATCAATTTGGTTTATCCCAATGCTCGCTATTCTTCGAATTGATAAAGTGTGAGAATGACTTGAAGGATATACCTGACGTTGTTGAGGACTTCTTCAGGATGatgaatgatttattgatgttCTATCCATTCAAGATAATACCGAACTTGGATTTGCTCAAATCGACAATAGATGCCAGTGTCGCCACATTAAGCTCTCTAGAACAATTTGAACCACTTGTTTCTTGCTTACATTTTCTTATTGACTTTATCTCGTGGGGATTGCCTACTCCACCTATATCATTTTTCGACGAGAATCCACAGCATATTCAAGACACTGTCAAACAATTCTTAGTTATGAATGACAATGGAGGTAATCTTATCAAGGTTGTGCTAGATGGTCTAATTTTTACTTTCCATAACGACATCCAACAGGATGCGAGTGATTTGCTTCTCAAAATCTTAATTGTGGTGCCAGAATACTCCATTGCAATAAACTGGTTAACGAATGTCGTCAAAAGCTTGTCTAATGTTAATGAGAAAGAAGTAGAGAAACTAATCAATACTGTTAGTGTTGCATTGCCAAATAAAGATaacagaagaattagatcCTCAATAAGAGACTTTGTTAATTGGTATTCTAGGAAAAACGTTACCCCCAGAGCTGAATTTTAA
- a CDS encoding DEHA2G07942p (similar to uniprot|P48560 Saccharomyces cerevisiae YNL300W), protein MQFSTVALFAVAAAFVSADVVTEVDTQSTLVTITDCDSTVTDCPARQTEAPVSSAPVSSSAAANTTVAGVSTYEGAAAKGQYAAGVAALAAGALLAL, encoded by the coding sequence atgcAATTCTCCACCGTCGCCTTATTCGCTGTTGCCGCTGCTTTCGTCAGCGCTGATGTTGTCACTGAAGTTGACACCCAATCTACTTTAGTCACCATCACTGACTGTGACTCAACTGTCACTGACTGTCCAGCTAGACAAACTGAAGCTCCAGTTTCTTCTGCTCcagtttcttcttctgctgCTGCTAACACCACCGTTGCTGGTGTCTCCACTTACGAAGGTGCTGCTGCTAAGGGTCAATACGCTGCCGGTGTCGCTGCTTTAGCTGCTGGTGCTTTATTAGCTTTATAA
- a CDS encoding DEHA2G07964p (some similarities with CA0646|IPF19702 Candida albicans IPF19702) — MKLHFITLTTLITACCAASIPVDTHKEVNLFKELDLNMSGADALDIEKVAATGLTDLLSKGKKAFSLVNVLKDVLGMISKIDQIQDSEEMGLAKRDFVEDLLVKVFVALKKSGLVNSIVKMSLTDCDVRPAIIDILIELLEADVIPWEEIFVALKDSGLAVDVINDLFTDPETREGLVQFTAELIPDLLASGALSGKDFCVVPSARIQLINSTIPNFK, encoded by the coding sequence atgaaattacaCTTCATTACATTAACGACCTTAATTACTGCTTGCTGTGCAGCAAGCATTCCGGTAGACACCCACAAGGAAGTCAACTTATTTAAGGAATTGGATCTCAATATGAGTGGTGCCGATGCATTGGACATCGAAAAAGTTGCTGCTACTGGACTTACAGATTTACTCAGCAAAGGAAAGAAAGCATTTTCGTTAGTCAACGTATTAAAAGATGTTTTGGGAATGATTAGTAAGATCGATCAAATCCAAGACAGTGAGGAAATGGGGCTTGCAAAAAGAgattttgttgaagatTTGTTAGTGAAAGTCTTTGTCGCATTAAAGAAATCAGGGCTTGTGAACTCGATTGTTAAAATGTCTTTGACCGATTGCGACGTGCGTCCAGCGATCATCGATATTCTAATCGAACTACTCGAAGCGGATGTAATCCCATGggaagaaatatttgtcGCCTTAAAAGATTCAGGCTTAGCTGTCGACGTTATTAACGACCTTTTCACCGACCCGGAAACAAGAGAGGGCCTTGTGCAATTTACAGCCGAATTAATCCCAGACTTACTAGCTTCTGGTGCTCTCAGTGGTAAAGATTTCTGTGTAGTACCTTCGGCTCGTATacaattgatcaattctacaattccaaattttaAGTAG
- a CDS encoding DEHA2G07986p (similar to uniprot|P38995 Saccharomyces cerevisiae YDR270W CCC2 copper-transporting P-type ATPase): protein MSSIALFNVSGMTCGACTASVTEALTSKNGVENASVSLITEEAKVTYDEAKITSSELKEAIEDCGFDAVLTKNNHSTGSGELMFLTKVSIQGMTCGSCSASITEAVEKLEGVEEVSVSLMTGDGSIRHSGVSDTTIKDTIENCGFDVQVASTMPVGNGSEKNHVIVTTLSISGMTCGACSASITSALENNEHILDVSVSLLTEQAVVRHRDSIATTGITEIIEDCGFGCTIESSEIEHLSSGKHEEYEEEQLTMQIFGINEHTDLTNLQYNIEALLANYPAVTDFQLAFKNSSNNNANGPIMSDANTSAIQAIRSRDNQEIYEDNDNFIDELSVVYNSSSLGIRQLVDALNNLTDEIEFIVVNSVDQSSASQLRLLSRVKDIQYWKTNLTHCLIFGLPVILLGYTQNLEIWRKLMIFPGLYLISIIQFALTSHVQFHSGAVFNKKFIQFIKNRGKNATMDVLVCISTSVSFIFSIFSIVLSVWSGQTNKPPKLLFETACMLFTFISFGKWLENKAKGSTSTALSKLLSLTPTNCTIVIDVDKYEEFLKSQNAESGDKSTSNAIIDLPTRNIAIDLIEENDIAIVLPGAKVPADGIIVLGETEIDESIITGESLPVIKSKGDHVIGGSINGPDLIHIRVLRTGKKSQLQQIINLVKESQVNKAPVQRFADYIAARFVPTVLVLATITFSFWLIICYVIHNESTTLPNIFQTDMNGKFFVCLKLGISVVVVACPCALGLAAPTAVMVGTGVGATNGVLIKGGDVLEKANEINIILFDKTGTLTTGDMSISNSKQILNGPLSLSDWWNLVGSVEANSEHPVGKGIVKAAKEKLNLTFEGDAFNTTIHDFKVLTGLGIRATIQLPNLQNNSFTVYIGNNRMIEREFTDLKPILNEHLSGNLDNSTNTLAHVIINNNYSGYVELSDTLDPHTRDVIDYLQFEKNYKVGIITGDQKGAAMKVGKQLGIPACNIFSEVLPIHKDKVIVDLKRKFGGDGNVGIAFIGDGINDAPALAQADIGMAISSGTDIAIESADIVLIGNGQGQRSHLFGVPIALDISHATFTRIKMNFLWAAIYNIIMLPFAMGCFLPLNIMLPPAAAAAAMALSSVSVVISSLLLKNWKAPKVIDHDSQFKSDVENEIGTGFSLKDSTIEEFNRTKRTGNKSRFSRILSKLKRNRPSNSNTYEMLPTA from the coding sequence ATGAGTTCGATTGCATTATTCAATGTGTCAGGTATGACGTGTGGCGCATGTACAGCTTCAGTAACAGAAGCGTTGACAAGCAAGAACGGGGTGGAGAATGCATCCGTATCATTGATAAcagaagaagcaaaagTAACGTACGATGAAGCAAAAATAACTAGTTCAGAGTTGAAAGAAGCTATAGAGGATTGTGGGTTTGATGCGGTATTAACTAAGAACAATCATTCCACTGGTTCCGGAGAATTGATGTTCTTAACGAAAGTGTCTATTCAGGGTATGACTTGTGGATCGTGCTCTGCGTCAATCACTGAGGCAGTAGAGAAATTGGAAGGTGTTGAGGAAGTATCGGTATCATTGATGACCGGTGATGGATCTATTAGGCATTCGGGAGTTAGCGATACTACTATCAAAGACACTATAGAAAATTGTGGATTTGATGTGCAGGTTGCTTCTACGATGCCAGTTGGTAACGGGTCAGAAAAGAACCACGTAATTGTCACAACCCTTTCTATTTCGGGCATGACTTGCGGTGCTTGTAGCGCATCAATCACCAGCGCTTTGGAAAACAATGAACATATCTTGGATGTATCTGTTTCGTTACTCACAGAACAAGCGGTGGTTAGGCATAGAGATAGCATTGCCACCACAGGCATAACggaaattattgaagattgtGGTTTTGGCTGTACTATTGAATCGTCAGAAATTGAACATCTCTCTTCAGGCAAGCATGAAGAATACGAAGAGGAACAGCTTACAATGCAGATTTTCGGAATTAATGAACATACAGACTTGACCAatttacaatataatatagaAGCGCTTTTAGCGAATTATCCTGCTGTTACTGACTTCCAATTGGCATTCAAAAATAgttccaataataatgcaaatggTCCAATAATGTCGGACGCCAATACTTCAGCAATCCAAGCTATAAGATCTCGCGACAACCAAGAAATTTATGAAGACAATGACAACTTTATAGATGAATTATCTGTTGTTTATAATTCATCGTCACTTGGAATACGACAATTAGTTGATGCTTTAAACAACCTAACggatgaaattgaatttatcgTTGTTAATTCCGTTGACCAATCGTCTGCATCGCAATTACGATTGTTATCGAGGGTTAaagatattcaatattggaaaaCCAATTTAACTCATTGTTTAATATTTGGGCTTCCGGTGATATTACTTGGCTACACTCAGAACTTAGAAATATGGCGTAAGCTAATGATTTTTCCAGGCTTATACCTCATATCAATTATACAATTTGCTTTGACAAGTCACGTCCAATTTCACCTGGGCGCtgtatttaataaaaaatttattcaatttattaaaaatagaGGTAAAAATGCTACAATGGACGTCTTGGTCTGCATTTCCACTCTGGTCTCGTTTATTttctcaatattttcaattgtcTTGAGTGTTTGGTCTGGGCAAACAAATAAACCACCAAAGCTTTTGTTTGAGACCGCTTGTATGTTGTTtacatttatttcttttggGAAATGGTTAGAAAATAAAGCCAAAGGGTCTACCTCGACAGCATTGTCAAAACTATTGTCGTTAACCCCAACTAACTGTACAATCGttattgatgttgataAGTATGAAGAGTTCCTCAAATCACAAAATGCCGAATCTGGCGATAAATCAACTTCCAATgctattattgatttacCAACTAGAAATATTGCTATTGATTTaatcgaagaaaatgatatagCTATTGTCTTGCCAGGTGCAAAAGTTCCGGCGGAtggtattattgttttAGGGGAGACTGAAATTGATGAGTCTATTATAACTGGAGAATCGTTACCTGTAATTAAAAGTAAAGGTGATCATGTTATTGGAGGCTCCATTAATGGGCCTGACTTGATCCATATCAGGGTGTTGAGAACTGGTAAGAAGTCACAATTGcaacaaattattaacttAGTAAAGGAATCGCAAGTTAATAAGGCTCCGGTCCAGAGATTTGCTGATTATATTGCAGCTAGATTCGTTCCTACTGTTCTCGTCTTGGCGACCATTACCTTTTCATTTTGGTTAATTATTTGTTATGTCATTCATAATGAAAGTACAACCttaccaaatattttccaaaCGGACATGaatggaaaatttttcGTTTGTTTGAAACTAGGAATTTCTGTTGTCGTAGTTGCATGTCCCTGTGCATTAGGCTTAGCTGCACCGACTGCTGTTATGGTCGGCACAGGGGTAGGAGCAACAAATGGCGTTTTGATCAAAGGTGGCGATGTATTGGAAAAAGCAAACGAGATTAATATTATACTTTTTGACAAAACAGGTACTTTAACAACAGGTGATATGAGTATCAGTAACAGCAAACAAATATTGAATGGACCACTTAGCTTGTCTGATTGGTGGAATTTAGTAGGATCAGTTGAAGCCAATTCAGAACATCCAGTAGGAAAAGGTATTGTAAAAGCTGCTaaagagaaattgaatctAACTTTTGAAGGGGATGCATTTAATACGACCATTCATGACTTTAAAGTTTTAACTGGGTTGGGTATTAGAGCAACTATACAACTACCAAATTTGCAGAACAACAGCTTCACGGTTTATATTGGTAATAACCGAATGATCGAAAGAGAATTTACTGATTTAAAGCCGATCTTAAACGAACATTTGTCAGGCAACTTAGATAACTCTACAAATACTCTAGCACATGTGattattaataacaatTATAGTGGGTATGTGGAATTGAGTGATACATTAGATCCACATACCAGAGATgttattgattatttacaattcgaaaagaattataagGTCGGTATAATTACTGGTGATCAAAAGGGTGCAGCCATGAAAGTAGGCAAGCAATTAGGAATACCTGCttgtaatatttttagTGAGGTTTTACCAATCCATAAGGACAAAGTAATAGTTGATTTGAAGAGAAAATTTGGCGGTGATGGTAATGTAGGTATTGCATTCATTGGAGATGGTATTAATGATGCGCCAGCTCTAGCCCAGGCGGACATTGGTATGGCAATCAGTTCGGGAACCGATATAGCTATTGAGTCAGCGGATATTGTTTTGATTGGCAATGGCCAAGGTCAACGGTCTCACTTATTTGGAGTCCCAATAGCGTTAGATATTTCTCATGCAACATTTACGAGAATTaaaatgaatttcttgTGGGCTGCTATCTACAACATTATTATGTTACCATTTGCGATGGGATGTTTCTTGCCATTAAATATTATGTTACCGCCTGCTGCCGCTGCCGCTGCCATGGCATTGAGTTCTGTTAGTGTGGTTATTAGTtcgttattattaaaaaacTGGAAGGCTCCGAAAGTTATAGATCATGATTCGCAATTCAAATCTGACGTTGAAAACGAAATAGGAACGGGGTTCAGCTTGAAAGATTCTACTatagaagaatttaatagaACTAAAAGAACTGGTAATAAAAGTCGGTTCCTGAGAATTTTAAGCAAACTTAAAAGAAACCGTCCATCGAATAGCAATACGTATGAGATGCTTCCTACAGCATAG